The following proteins are co-located in the Peptococcaceae bacterium 1198_IL3148 genome:
- a CDS encoding methyl-accepting chemotaxis protein translates to MLVNQFETQTQQQLNTNLADILKAQQDVMIELSHNPIIKSMDYNQVEPYFIRFVKDNPQYSHLLICDPDGTEIAHSEGAEHHGKNIADKEYFYAPWESGKPVIADATFSTSTGRKIIGLGVPIFNDANEKIGVLVGFIYLEYISDSIASQAVTETGYSIMLNKNGDYISHPDKSKLLEVNVLKDESISEEFKAIAQKMINQESGSGQNVTLDGQKIIINYKPAGLNSWSIAMISPENEVFTVVDALKSDIIVAVIVIAVIVLVLGYYTINRFIKPINQLVTVAEAAASGDLTTNADINSGDEIGTLANSVNKLIDNLKLMIGDLKITANELTSHSQELASTSEEANATMEQTASSTYEMAANSAQEAENAELAVKESEMVQNVAEQGSNAVKQTIEKINAIALGTDNASKAVYELGKQSEQIGQIIVTITNIAEQTNLLALNAAIEAARAGEHGRGFAVVAEEVRKLAEQSANAASEITNLVKEIQTGVGTAINAMERGNNEVTEGVDIANNAGAALAQIINAVAKNTAAIQDIASGAKQVNDGVQQLSAANEQITSTMQQVSGSAQELANISLKLQNLVTNFKTDK, encoded by the coding sequence CTGCTAGTAAATCAATTTGAGACCCAAACACAACAACAATTAAATACTAATTTAGCAGATATTTTAAAAGCCCAACAGGATGTAATGATAGAGTTATCACATAATCCTATCATTAAGTCGATGGATTATAATCAGGTGGAACCATATTTTATACGTTTTGTCAAAGACAACCCCCAGTATTCTCACCTGTTAATCTGTGACCCAGATGGCACAGAAATTGCCCACTCAGAAGGTGCGGAGCATCACGGCAAAAATATTGCAGATAAGGAATACTTTTATGCACCGTGGGAATCTGGCAAACCAGTAATTGCCGATGCTACCTTTTCCACCAGTACCGGGCGCAAGATAATCGGGTTAGGGGTACCAATTTTTAATGATGCCAATGAAAAAATTGGTGTGTTGGTCGGTTTTATATATTTAGAATACATATCAGATAGTATCGCAAGCCAAGCTGTTACCGAAACTGGTTATTCTATCATGCTGAATAAAAATGGTGATTACATTAGTCACCCCGACAAATCCAAGCTATTGGAAGTAAATGTGCTTAAAGATGAGAGTATCAGTGAAGAATTTAAAGCCATTGCTCAAAAAATGATTAATCAGGAAAGTGGTTCCGGTCAAAATGTGACGTTAGATGGTCAAAAAATTATCATCAACTATAAGCCAGCGGGTCTAAACAGTTGGTCAATAGCCATGATTAGCCCTGAAAATGAAGTATTTACAGTGGTTGATGCGTTAAAATCAGATATTATCGTGGCAGTGATTGTAATTGCCGTCATTGTTCTAGTTTTAGGTTATTACACAATTAATCGCTTTATTAAGCCAATCAATCAACTGGTTACTGTGGCAGAAGCGGCGGCATCAGGAGATTTGACAACCAATGCTGATATTAATAGTGGCGATGAAATTGGGACGTTAGCAAATTCAGTGAATAAACTGATAGATAATTTGAAGTTAATGATTGGCGATCTAAAAATCACAGCCAATGAATTAACATCCCATAGCCAAGAACTGGCTTCCACCAGTGAAGAAGCCAATGCCACCATGGAACAAACTGCCAGCAGTACTTATGAAATGGCAGCAAATTCAGCTCAAGAAGCAGAAAATGCCGAACTGGCTGTAAAAGAATCAGAAATGGTGCAAAATGTTGCTGAGCAAGGCAGTAATGCAGTGAAACAAACCATAGAAAAAATAAATGCCATCGCTTTGGGGACTGATAATGCCTCTAAGGCGGTATATGAACTGGGCAAGCAATCGGAACAAATAGGACAAATTATTGTAACCATTACTAATATTGCTGAACAAACCAACCTTTTAGCTTTAAATGCTGCCATTGAGGCTGCCCGGGCGGGAGAACATGGCCGAGGGTTTGCTGTGGTGGCCGAAGAAGTGCGCAAGTTAGCAGAGCAATCGGCAAATGCTGCCAGTGAAATCACCAATTTGGTTAAAGAAATTCAAACTGGTGTGGGAACAGCAATTAATGCTATGGAGCGAGGCAACAATGAAGTAACTGAAGGGGTAGATATTGCCAATAACGCCGGAGCAGCACTGGCACAAATTATTAATGCAGTGGCTAAAAACACAGCGGCCATTCAAGACATTGCATCAGGTGCTAAACAAGTAAATGATGGGGTGCAGCAATTATCAGCTGCCAACGAACAAATTACATCAACGATGCAACAAGTATCAGGCTCTGCCCAAGAGCTGGCCAATATATCATTAAAACTGCAAAACCTAGTGACAAATTTTAAAACCGATAAATAA
- the msrB gene encoding peptide-methionine (R)-S-oxide reductase MsrB, with amino-acid sequence MKSSVDEVNKEQYQLATFAGGCFWCMVAPFEKLLGVIKVVSGYTGGDVANPTYQEVCADKTGHYEAIQITYNPEVCSYQRLLQIYWQQIDPTDEGGQFHDRGSSYRTAIFYHNEEQRIEAEQSKRDLAASGRFNQDIVTKILPATEFYPAEDYHQDYHKKNPEHYALYRRGSGRETFITEHWNPETDLALRLNELTKLQYDVTQNNHTEPPFANEYWDNKREGIYVDIVSGEPLFSSLDKFDSGCGWPSFTKPLQPENIKEKTDRSFNMLRTEVRSEGADSHLGHVFDDGPKPTGQRYCINSAALRFIAKEDLKKEGYEQYLKLFD; translated from the coding sequence ATGAAGTCAAGCGTGGATGAAGTCAACAAAGAACAATACCAACTGGCGACGTTTGCCGGTGGGTGTTTTTGGTGTATGGTGGCACCCTTTGAAAAGCTGCTGGGGGTAATTAAAGTGGTATCTGGTTATACTGGGGGGGATGTTGCAAACCCAACGTATCAAGAGGTGTGTGCCGATAAAACAGGACACTATGAGGCGATACAAATAACCTACAATCCTGAAGTCTGCTCTTATCAAAGGTTACTGCAAATATATTGGCAACAGATTGATCCCACAGATGAAGGAGGACAGTTCCACGACCGTGGCTCCTCATATCGCACCGCCATTTTTTATCATAATGAGGAGCAAAGGATTGAAGCGGAGCAATCCAAAAGAGATTTGGCTGCTAGCGGTAGGTTTAATCAGGACATTGTAACAAAGATTTTACCGGCAACTGAATTTTACCCCGCAGAGGATTACCATCAAGATTACCACAAAAAGAATCCGGAGCATTATGCTTTATACCGTAGAGGTTCAGGCAGAGAAACCTTCATTACTGAACACTGGAACCCCGAAACTGATTTAGCGTTGCGATTAAATGAGTTGACAAAGCTTCAGTATGATGTCACACAAAATAATCATACTGAACCACCCTTTGCCAATGAATATTGGGATAACAAGCGGGAAGGTATTTATGTTGATATTGTCTCTGGGGAGCCATTATTTAGCTCATTAGATAAATTTGATTCGGGATGTGGCTGGCCCAGTTTTACTAAACCTTTGCAACCAGAAAATATAAAAGAAAAGACCGATCGCAGTTTTAATATGTTGCGTACAGAAGTAAGGAGTGAAGGGGCTGATTCACACTTGGGCCATGTGTTTGATGATGGACCCAAACCAACTGGTCAGCGCTATTGTATTAATTCTGCAGCTCTGCGTTTTATTGCCAAGGAAGATTTAAAAAAGGAAGGTTATGAACAATACCTTAAATTATTCGATTGA
- a CDS encoding cyclodeaminase/cyclohydrolase family protein, producing MNDIFDQSFRKILYWSASDSPTPGGGSVSAMIGALGTAMAIMVGNLTIGKKKYAAVEAETKEITGQAYYILTRLEKLVAADVEVFNHFMQCYQMPKNSEEQKAIRQEELQKALKNATEVPLQIAALLLESLAIAEKIARIGNKMAISDAGVAAYTCEAALNAVLLNVDINTPMISDQDFVSEVKTEKIKIIEEAKKLKELTIATVNQRINE from the coding sequence ATGAATGATATCTTTGATCAATCCTTTAGGAAGATATTGTATTGGTCTGCCTCTGATTCACCCACCCCCGGAGGGGGCAGTGTGTCAGCGATGATTGGCGCACTGGGTACTGCCATGGCGATTATGGTGGGGAACCTGACCATTGGCAAAAAGAAATACGCCGCTGTGGAAGCTGAAACAAAGGAAATAACAGGCCAAGCATATTACATACTTACTCGTTTAGAGAAATTAGTTGCCGCCGATGTGGAAGTGTTTAATCACTTTATGCAGTGTTATCAGATGCCTAAAAATAGCGAGGAGCAAAAGGCTATCCGGCAAGAAGAGTTGCAAAAGGCTTTGAAAAATGCAACGGAGGTACCCTTGCAAATTGCGGCACTGTTGTTGGAATCGTTAGCCATTGCTGAAAAAATAGCAAGGATTGGCAATAAAATGGCCATTAGTGATGCCGGTGTGGCAGCCTATACCTGTGAAGCGGCATTAAATGCGGTTTTGCTTAATGTGGATATTAATACACCAATGATCAGTGATCAGGACTTTGTTTCTGAGGTTAAGACAGAAAAAATAAAAATTATTGAAGAGGCTAAAAAATTAAAAGAGCTTACCATAGCAACCGTTAATCAAAGAATAAATGAATAA
- a CDS encoding formate--tetrahydrofolate ligase, protein MAYDATKLKDYQIAELAEPNMPTPEQWREKLALEKDEVIPYGRICKLDFMKIFARLKDRPDGNYINVTAITPTPLGEGKTTTTLGLVEGLGKRGMNVGAAIRQPSGGPTMNVKGTAAGGGNALAIPMTEFSLGLTGDINDIMNAHNLGMVALNARMQHERNYDDEVLAKKNLKRLDIDPTNVQFKWIIDFCAQGLRNIIMGIGGRTDGYMMKSGFNIAVSSELMAILAVARDLKDLRERIGKIIVAYDKKGNPVTTEDLEVAGAMTAFMRNTINPTLMSTAEYQPVLVHAGPFANIAIGQSSIIADRIALKMFDYHVTESGFASDIGFEKFWNVKCRFSGLKPNVSVITTTIRALKMHGGGPKVAPGQPLPEAYTNQNLELLEKGIANLLHHISIVKKSGVIPVVCINAFYTDTKEEIALVRHYAEQAGARCALSEHWLKGGDGALELADAVMDACKEKVDFKYLYPLDMPLRQRVELIAKEVYGADGVAWTPEAEAKAARFESDPAFADFATMMVKTHLSLSHDPNLKGVPKGWVLPIRDVLVFAGAKFLCPMAGSIMMMPGTASDPAYRKIDVDTTTGKVLGLF, encoded by the coding sequence ATGGCTTACGATGCCACTAAGTTAAAGGATTATCAAATTGCAGAATTGGCAGAGCCCAACATGCCCACTCCCGAGCAATGGCGGGAAAAACTGGCATTGGAAAAGGACGAAGTTATTCCCTATGGTAGAATTTGTAAATTGGATTTTATGAAAATTTTTGCTCGCCTAAAGGATCGGCCCGATGGCAATTATATCAATGTTACTGCCATTACCCCCACTCCCCTTGGGGAAGGGAAAACCACCACTACGTTGGGCTTGGTGGAAGGCTTGGGCAAAAGGGGCATGAATGTCGGCGCTGCCATTCGCCAACCTTCCGGTGGACCCACCATGAACGTTAAGGGCACTGCCGCCGGCGGTGGTAATGCCTTAGCCATTCCGATGACAGAGTTTTCTTTAGGGCTGACCGGTGACATTAATGATATCATGAATGCCCACAACCTCGGTATGGTGGCCCTTAATGCCCGCATGCAACATGAGCGGAACTATGATGACGAGGTGTTAGCCAAGAAAAACTTGAAACGGCTTGATATTGACCCCACCAACGTGCAATTTAAATGGATTATCGATTTCTGTGCCCAGGGCCTGCGCAATATTATTATGGGCATTGGTGGCCGAACCGATGGCTATATGATGAAGTCTGGCTTTAACATCGCCGTCAGTTCAGAATTAATGGCTATTTTAGCTGTTGCCAGGGACTTAAAGGACTTGCGGGAGCGCATCGGTAAAATTATTGTTGCCTATGACAAAAAAGGCAACCCAGTAACCACCGAAGACTTGGAAGTGGCTGGGGCCATGACTGCCTTTATGCGCAACACCATTAACCCAACATTGATGAGCACTGCGGAATATCAACCGGTTTTGGTTCATGCCGGACCCTTTGCCAACATCGCCATTGGCCAGTCCTCAATTATTGCCGATAGAATTGCTCTTAAAATGTTTGATTATCATGTCACCGAGAGTGGTTTTGCTTCCGACATTGGATTTGAAAAGTTTTGGAATGTTAAGTGTCGCTTTAGCGGTTTGAAACCTAATGTTTCGGTAATTACCACCACCATTAGGGCATTGAAGATGCACGGCGGTGGCCCCAAAGTAGCTCCTGGTCAGCCGTTACCCGAAGCATATACCAACCAGAATTTAGAATTACTGGAGAAAGGGATTGCTAACCTGTTACACCATATTTCCATCGTGAAGAAATCCGGAGTAATACCGGTTGTGTGTATCAATGCCTTTTACACTGACACCAAAGAAGAGATTGCTTTGGTACGCCACTACGCAGAGCAGGCCGGTGCCCGCTGTGCTCTCTCTGAGCATTGGCTAAAGGGTGGGGACGGCGCTTTGGAATTGGCTGATGCAGTAATGGATGCTTGTAAAGAAAAGGTGGATTTTAAATATCTCTATCCGTTGGATATGCCACTGAGACAAAGGGTGGAACTAATTGCCAAAGAAGTATACGGTGCCGATGGGGTTGCTTGGACACCGGAGGCGGAGGCGAAGGCTGCGAGATTTGAATCTGATCCGGCCTTTGCAGACTTTGCCACTATGATGGTGAAAACTCACCTGAGTTTATCCCATGATCCTAACCTCAAAGGAGTGCCTAAGGGGTGGGTGCTGCCAATCCGTGATGTGTTGGTCTTCGCCGGTGCCAAGTTCCTCTGCCCAATGGCCGGATCAATTATGATGATGCCCGGCACCGCCTCTGACCCGGCCTATCGCAAAATTGATGTGGACACCACCACCGGTAAAGTGCTGGGGCTATTTTAA
- a CDS encoding ANTAR domain-containing protein: MSAYRVILIDANDTDRKNLKAILSKYGYLLIGEATDGITAIKMLRSRQPDLIIIDTALNGMNGLEVAQILSEDRIAPIFLTSSDYKQELLNKALEAKVQGLLIKPIEESHLISTLEVALLNYNEMIKLEQRVKEMQDKLESRKIIEKAKGILMKTMGLNEEQAFKKLQKQSMNKRISMKAMAEAVIMAENLKGGI; encoded by the coding sequence TTGAGTGCGTATAGAGTAATTTTAATCGATGCCAATGACACCGATCGCAAAAACCTAAAGGCTATCTTGAGTAAATATGGATATTTGTTAATCGGAGAAGCCACCGATGGAATCACTGCCATCAAAATGTTGCGATCCCGACAACCTGATTTAATAATTATAGACACTGCATTAAACGGCATGAATGGACTAGAGGTGGCTCAAATATTGAGTGAAGATAGAATCGCACCAATATTTTTAACTTCTAGTGATTATAAGCAGGAATTGCTGAATAAAGCATTGGAAGCTAAGGTTCAGGGATTATTGATTAAACCCATTGAAGAGAGCCACCTAATATCAACCTTGGAAGTGGCACTGCTTAATTATAATGAAATGATTAAACTGGAACAACGGGTCAAAGAGATGCAGGACAAATTAGAAAGTCGTAAAATCATTGAAAAGGCCAAGGGGATTTTGATGAAAACAATGGGACTTAATGAAGAACAAGCATTTAAGAAATTGCAAAAACAGAGCATGAATAAGCGTATCAGCATGAAGGCGATGGCCGAAGCGGTAATTATGGCCGAAAATTTAAAGGGTGGCATCTAA
- the glnA gene encoding type I glutamate--ammonia ligase: MNKEVKQAVMEKAREAGVKFIRLQFTDINGELKNVAITVEQLEKALDGEMMFDGSSINGFVRIEESDMYLRPDPDTFVVFPWRPREGAVARLICDVYNPDGTPFAGCPRNTLKRVLEEAKEMGYTMAVGPELEFFLFHVDENGVPTLKTHDSAGYFDMSPVDMGENARRNMVLTLEEMGFEIEASHHEVAPGQHEIDFKYSDALDVADKIMTFRFVVRTIAQRHGLHATFMPKPIFGINGSGMHANQSLITLAGENAFYHPETPNQLSETAMHYLAGLLKHARGFTAITNPTVNSYKRLVPGYEAPVYLAWSCRNRSPLIRIPAKRGMSTRIELRSPDPSCNPYLAIAVMLQAGLDGIKNKLTPPAATDRNIYHMTTVDRAESGIGSLPANLKEAVDELCKDEVVQQALGSHICENFVATKTKEWNDYRTYVSPWEVEHYLTKF; encoded by the coding sequence ATGAATAAAGAAGTTAAGCAAGCGGTTATGGAAAAGGCGAGGGAAGCAGGGGTAAAGTTTATCAGGCTGCAGTTCACCGATATTAACGGAGAACTTAAAAACGTGGCCATCACTGTGGAGCAGTTGGAGAAGGCTTTGGATGGAGAAATGATGTTTGACGGTTCATCAATCAATGGTTTTGTGCGGATTGAAGAATCTGATATGTACTTGCGCCCCGACCCTGACACATTTGTAGTATTTCCCTGGAGACCCAGAGAAGGTGCGGTGGCTCGGTTAATTTGCGACGTTTACAATCCAGATGGCACACCCTTTGCAGGATGTCCGAGAAATACATTAAAAAGAGTGTTAGAAGAAGCTAAAGAAATGGGTTATACCATGGCGGTGGGACCGGAACTGGAGTTTTTCTTGTTCCATGTGGATGAAAATGGGGTTCCAACATTAAAAACCCATGATAGTGCCGGTTACTTCGATATGTCGCCGGTGGATATGGGTGAAAACGCTCGCCGTAATATGGTGCTGACTTTAGAAGAGATGGGCTTTGAAATTGAAGCCTCTCACCATGAGGTGGCACCGGGGCAGCATGAAATTGATTTTAAGTACTCCGATGCCCTTGATGTGGCAGACAAAATTATGACCTTTAGGTTTGTGGTCAGAACAATTGCCCAAAGACATGGTTTACATGCTACCTTTATGCCAAAGCCTATCTTCGGCATTAATGGTTCAGGAATGCACGCCAACCAGTCATTAATCACATTGGCAGGGGAAAATGCTTTTTATCATCCCGAGACACCCAATCAGTTGAGTGAAACGGCCATGCATTACCTAGCTGGTTTATTAAAACATGCCAGAGGTTTCACTGCCATCACTAACCCCACTGTAAACTCCTATAAGCGCTTGGTGCCCGGCTATGAAGCTCCGGTGTACTTGGCTTGGTCTTGTCGCAATCGCAGTCCGTTAATTCGCATTCCAGCCAAGCGTGGTATGTCCACAAGAATTGAGTTGCGCAGTCCGGATCCGTCTTGCAACCCTTACTTGGCCATTGCCGTCATGTTGCAGGCTGGGCTAGATGGTATTAAAAATAAACTGACACCGCCAGCGGCCACCGACCGCAACATTTACCACATGACTACAGTAGATCGAGCAGAATCTGGTATTGGTAGCTTGCCCGCAAATTTGAAGGAAGCGGTAGATGAGTTATGTAAAGATGAAGTTGTCCAACAGGCCCTTGGTAGTCATATTTGTGAAAATTTTGTGGCCACAAAGACTAAAGAATGGAACGATTATCGCACATATGTAAGCCCTTGGGAAGTGGAACACTATTTGACAAAATTTTAA
- a CDS encoding ABC-F family ATP-binding cassette domain-containing protein produces MSIVTVENVTRTYGDKTLFDHISFTIEEKQRIGLIGVNGTGKSTLLKVIAGIESAEDGRVVHANQFHIEYLPQYPVFNEKLTVLEQIYYGDLPLMRLMRDYERAVSELSTDPTDEGKQKRLTAMQQQMDQLNAWEASTIAKTVLTRLGIQDFNQPVKELSGGQKKRVAIAKALIHPADLLILDEPTNHLDNEVIEWLEEFLAKYRGALLVVTHDRYFLNRVTNRILELDQGKLYSYDGNYQAFLEAKAEREEQAIVDERKRQNILRNELAWLRRGARARSTKQKARIQRIEDLQAQKANIANDKVDIAIGSSRLGKKVMELKGVTKGYGSQLFINDFSYLVEPGERLGIIGPNGSGKTTLLNIMAGRIKPDAGEVEIGQTVKIGYYTQDYVDMNSDLRVIEYIREGAEVVRTSDGQTITAEQMLERFLFSRSVQWTYIHKLSGGERRRLYLLRTLMEEPNVLLLDEPTNDLDTQTLTILEDYLEHFPGVVITVSHDRYFLDRVVDKLIAFGAKGDICCFYGNYSQYLAVVKEQQQTNHPEKTITKEAPPKKERPKKLSYKEQREWEGIEERIADLESRNAKLKKEIEEAASDFIRVQQLYTEQQQVEKELEQAIDRWTELSLLIEEIEQSK; encoded by the coding sequence ATGAGTATTGTTACGGTGGAAAATGTCACCAGAACCTATGGGGATAAAACATTATTTGACCATATTTCATTTACCATTGAAGAAAAACAGCGGATAGGTTTAATTGGGGTTAATGGCACCGGGAAATCTACTCTACTAAAAGTTATCGCCGGCATTGAATCGGCTGAGGATGGAAGGGTTGTTCATGCCAATCAATTTCATATCGAATATCTGCCCCAGTATCCAGTGTTTAATGAGAAATTAACAGTTTTAGAACAAATTTATTATGGTGATTTGCCATTAATGAGGCTGATGAGGGATTATGAACGGGCTGTTAGTGAATTGTCCACCGATCCCACTGATGAGGGCAAACAAAAGCGGTTAACGGCCATGCAGCAGCAGATGGATCAACTAAACGCCTGGGAAGCCAGTACCATTGCAAAAACTGTGCTCACTCGGCTGGGGATACAAGATTTTAATCAACCGGTAAAGGAATTATCCGGCGGTCAAAAGAAAAGGGTGGCCATTGCTAAAGCACTAATCCATCCTGCCGATTTACTGATTTTAGATGAGCCCACCAACCATTTGGATAATGAAGTTATTGAGTGGTTAGAGGAGTTTCTAGCTAAATATAGAGGGGCTCTGTTAGTGGTCACCCACGATCGCTATTTTTTAAATCGGGTTACTAACCGTATTTTAGAGTTGGACCAAGGCAAGCTGTACAGCTACGATGGCAATTACCAAGCTTTTCTGGAAGCCAAGGCCGAGCGAGAAGAACAAGCAATTGTCGATGAAAGAAAACGGCAAAATATTCTGCGTAACGAATTGGCCTGGTTGAGACGGGGGGCTAGGGCTAGATCCACCAAGCAAAAAGCCCGGATACAAAGAATTGAAGACCTGCAGGCCCAAAAGGCCAACATAGCCAATGATAAGGTGGACATTGCCATTGGGTCCAGCCGCCTGGGTAAAAAAGTAATGGAGTTAAAAGGTGTAACCAAAGGCTATGGCTCCCAATTATTTATTAATGATTTTAGCTACCTGGTGGAACCAGGGGAAAGACTGGGCATTATCGGCCCCAATGGTTCAGGAAAGACCACTCTGCTAAACATTATGGCTGGGCGGATTAAGCCTGATGCCGGCGAGGTGGAAATTGGGCAAACGGTAAAGATTGGTTACTATACGCAGGATTATGTGGATATGAACAGTGACCTGCGGGTAATTGAGTACATCAGAGAAGGGGCAGAAGTGGTTAGAACCAGCGATGGCCAAACAATAACAGCGGAACAAATGTTGGAGAGGTTTTTGTTTTCCCGCAGTGTTCAATGGACATATATTCATAAATTATCCGGAGGCGAGCGCCGGCGTCTTTATTTGCTGCGCACGTTAATGGAAGAGCCCAATGTGCTGCTGTTGGATGAACCCACCAATGACTTGGATACCCAGACGCTGACCATTTTAGAAGACTACCTAGAGCATTTTCCCGGTGTAGTAATCACAGTTTCCCACGATCGCTATTTTTTAGATCGAGTGGTGGACAAATTAATTGCCTTCGGGGCCAAAGGGGATATATGCTGCTTTTATGGTAATTATTCCCAGTACTTAGCTGTCGTCAAAGAGCAGCAACAAACTAACCATCCAGAAAAGACGATAACTAAAGAGGCTCCGCCCAAAAAAGAACGCCCCAAGAAGTTATCTTATAAAGAACAGCGGGAATGGGAGGGTATTGAAGAGCGCATTGCCGATTTAGAAAGTCGCAATGCCAAATTAAAAAAGGAAATTGAAGAGGCTGCCAGCGACTTTATTAGGGTGCAGCAATTATATACCGAGCAGCAACAGGTTGAAAAAGAGTTAGAACAGGCAATTGATCGCTGGACCGAATTGTCCCTTTTGATCGAAGAGATTGAGCAAAGTAAATAG
- a CDS encoding stalk domain-containing protein — protein sequence MAAEAYNDNLSLVINDQKIAIPQGDQPPVIKANRVYVPLRIISENLGSQVNWLPATKQVVIMTDTKYKQVPTPEDPNKIQIVIDEEPLEIPLSYGAPFLTDNGRTMVPLRIIGESLGCQVEWLSNERTVEIKSKKQNADDGISYIPTPGNSSDDNSSDQPEPVLTNDERNLINKLASYKTNIRLSNGTLINTAQLLTMAPADFTSTEINHLRSIEKLLDQYKPTIQLPNGSQIRTSELTIMGSAMATADQLNDWIARETPRIKAKMANLGREFIPVDKELAELYISIGKKYGIRGDLAFAQAAKETHYFQFTGSVQPYQNNYCGLSATGTANTGNESLNGADPDSVYFEKGVHGAIFATPEVGVEAHIQHLYAYATDKPLPAGTVLYDPRYTLVSRGIAPTWVGLNARWAVPGTTYGQSIIQDYWLYALNS from the coding sequence ATGGCTGCCGAAGCTTATAATGACAATCTGAGCTTAGTGATTAATGATCAAAAAATAGCCATTCCCCAAGGGGACCAGCCACCAGTGATTAAAGCCAACAGAGTTTATGTGCCACTGCGCATAATCAGCGAAAACCTAGGCAGTCAAGTTAATTGGTTACCAGCAACCAAACAAGTGGTAATTATGACCGATACCAAATACAAACAAGTGCCTACACCGGAAGACCCGAACAAAATTCAAATCGTTATTGATGAAGAGCCTTTAGAAATCCCCCTCAGTTATGGGGCGCCATTCCTAACAGACAATGGTAGAACAATGGTACCCTTGAGGATTATTGGAGAATCGCTGGGTTGCCAAGTGGAATGGCTCAGCAACGAACGGACTGTTGAAATTAAAAGCAAAAAGCAAAATGCAGATGACGGTATCTCATATATACCCACACCGGGTAACTCATCAGATGATAATTCATCAGACCAACCGGAACCAGTTTTGACCAACGATGAACGGAACCTGATTAATAAACTAGCCAGCTATAAAACTAATATTCGATTATCCAATGGTACTTTAATTAATACTGCCCAACTACTGACCATGGCACCGGCTGATTTTACCAGTACTGAAATTAATCATCTTCGTTCCATTGAAAAGCTGTTGGATCAATATAAACCAACCATTCAACTGCCAAATGGCAGTCAGATCAGAACGTCAGAGTTAACAATTATGGGTTCGGCCATGGCCACTGCCGATCAACTAAATGATTGGATTGCCAGAGAAACCCCAAGAATTAAAGCCAAAATGGCAAATCTTGGCCGGGAGTTCATTCCGGTGGATAAAGAGCTGGCTGAGTTATATATCAGCATTGGTAAAAAATATGGCATCAGAGGTGATTTGGCCTTTGCCCAAGCTGCTAAAGAAACCCATTATTTCCAATTTACCGGCAGCGTGCAACCCTATCAAAACAATTATTGCGGTCTGTCAGCCACTGGAACAGCCAATACTGGCAATGAGTCATTAAATGGGGCTGATCCCGACAGCGTCTATTTTGAAAAGGGTGTTCATGGAGCAATATTTGCCACCCCCGAAGTTGGTGTAGAAGCACATATCCAACATTTATATGCCTACGCCACCGATAAGCCACTGCCAGCTGGCACAGTGCTATATGACCCTAGATATACTTTAGTATCTAGAGGTATTGCTCCCACCTGGGTTGGCTTAAACGCCAGATGGGCGGTTCCGGGAACAACCTATGGCCAAAGCATTATCCAAGATTATTGGCTATATGCCTTGAACAGCTAA